The genomic region AAAAAACGATGAACCCGAGGGCCGGAAGGGCTAACATTGCCGTTTCCAGAAACAGCCCCGGAATGGGCTTGGCCGGGGACACCTTCCGGGTCAATCCGTAGAAGGCGAAAGTCACGGCAATGCCCAATGCCAGGTATGGGGGACGGCCGTAGGCCCAGACCGCGTTGGCCACGCCGGCCATGGCCAGGACCACAGCCACGGCCTGTAGGGGCCGCAGACGTTCCTGGAAGAAAACCCGGCCCAGGGCCACGTTGACCAGGGGGTTGATGTAGTAGCCCAGACTGGCCTCCAGGACATGGCCAGTGTTCACAGCCAGGATGTACAGAAACCAGTTGAGCCCCAGAAGCAGCCCGGCCGCACCGATAAGCAGAATCTTTCCGGGCCGGACCAAAGCCAGTGTCTCCCCCCACCGCTTCTGGATGGTCAAGATCGCGGCAGCGAAGACCATGGACCAGACGACACGATGGCAGAGTAT from Deltaproteobacteria bacterium harbors:
- the rarD gene encoding EamA family transporter RarD — encoded protein: MKPTTSSTPVGPALLAAAGAFTLWGLLPLYWKVLQVVPPFEILCHRVVWSMVFAAAILTIQKRWGETLALVRPGKILLIGAAGLLLGLNWFLYILAVNTGHVLEASLGYYINPLVNVALGRVFFQERLRPLQAVAVVLAMAGVANAVWAYGRPPYLALGIAVTFAFYGLTRKVSPAKPIPGLFLETAMLALPALGFIVFSGTALAWTTPAMDLLLASTGIVTSVPLLMFVVGARRLTLTTLGLLQYIAPSLTFGLGILVFREPFGVHDLTTFVFIWLALTLYTLHGLRSARITIHGVRGATS